One window of the Janthinobacterium sp. PAMC25594 genome contains the following:
- a CDS encoding choice-of-anchor X domain-containing protein, whose protein sequence is MSDTPMQVLTRPFAIEPVTNIMLPDGIFDNAIYGLRIAAHVTNMSSSAMTNVTVYLESVGDPGIVPVARTFFFASIPAGAAMLVMWDADFQHAAPGKRLVSFVAKADGYTPRRSIQQIFVSQTRFDSTTNTYTCTVEEGTLELSKPQGHLPGKRWGGTGTDGKECRCPPGLGPIVPTGMTLVWTPNPAYAGTHGELPFSDPWWKILAIIIAIIAALVAIIAAALGSGKASFSVGGSFEETEPDVHCCSLEGAGSGQPEFTVAGVASAIASGAIAVACSDIADPFWRGQEATPPAAGELTLAERVVAQWVLPEAPNAGLPYTADISWEYQRFTTGATYQHAVTETQVNIHVAGPVETDTPAVVQAYEPLWIRASFKRDNGTVFRGTELYAFVLFQAPQGLYFVESLTDDGLGFDAGANDGVYAGSLDLKRAYRTLLQYDQKVYGTWRVFVFAQDVNLTKPGTPPEIAAQHIGGMFVASAIEITFDDTLPCPLKAQANIIVV, encoded by the coding sequence ATGAGCGACACCCCCATGCAGGTGCTGACGCGGCCGTTCGCGATCGAGCCCGTCACCAATATCATGCTGCCCGATGGCATTTTCGACAATGCCATCTATGGCTTGCGCATCGCCGCCCACGTCACCAACATGTCCAGCAGCGCGATGACGAATGTCACGGTGTACCTGGAAAGCGTGGGCGACCCCGGCATCGTACCCGTGGCGCGCACCTTTTTCTTTGCCAGCATTCCCGCCGGCGCGGCCATGCTGGTGATGTGGGACGCCGACTTCCAGCATGCGGCGCCCGGCAAGAGACTCGTCAGCTTTGTCGCCAAGGCCGACGGCTACACGCCGCGCCGCTCGATCCAGCAAATCTTCGTCTCGCAGACGCGCTTCGACAGCACCACCAACACCTACACGTGCACGGTCGAGGAAGGCACGCTGGAACTGTCCAAGCCGCAGGGGCACTTGCCGGGCAAGCGCTGGGGCGGCACGGGCACGGATGGGAAGGAGTGCCGCTGCCCGCCCGGCCTGGGGCCCATCGTGCCGACCGGCATGACCCTCGTCTGGACGCCGAACCCCGCCTACGCGGGCACGCATGGCGAGCTGCCGTTTTCCGACCCGTGGTGGAAGATACTCGCCATCATCATCGCCATCATCGCCGCGCTGGTGGCCATCATTGCCGCCGCGCTCGGCTCCGGCAAGGCCAGTTTCAGCGTGGGCGGCAGCTTCGAGGAAACGGAGCCCGACGTGCATTGCTGTTCGCTGGAAGGGGCCGGTTCGGGCCAGCCCGAATTCACGGTGGCGGGCGTGGCCTCGGCCATCGCCTCGGGCGCCATCGCCGTCGCCTGCTCCGATATCGCCGACCCGTTCTGGCGTGGCCAGGAAGCAACACCACCGGCCGCCGGCGAACTGACCCTGGCCGAACGCGTCGTGGCGCAATGGGTGTTGCCGGAAGCGCCGAACGCGGGCCTGCCCTACACGGCCGACATCAGCTGGGAGTATCAACGTTTCACGACGGGCGCCACCTACCAGCATGCGGTGACCGAAACACAAGTCAACATCCATGTGGCGGGGCCTGTGGAAACGGATACGCCGGCCGTCGTGCAAGCGTATGAACCGTTGTGGATACGCGCCAGTTTCAAGCGCGACAACGGCACTGTCTTCCGCGGCACGGAGCTGTATGCCTTCGTGCTGTTCCAGGCACCGCAGGGCCTGTATTTCGTCGAATCGCTGACGGACGATGGCCTGGGCTTCGACGCGGGCGCCAACGACGGCGTATATGCAGGCAGCCTGGACTTGAAGCGCGCTTACCGCACCCTGCTGCAATATGATCAAAAGGTCTACGGCACCTGGCGCGTGTTTGTCTTCGCGCAAGACGTCAACCTGACCAAGCCCGGCACGCCGCCGGAAATCGCCGCCCAGCACATCGGCGGCATGTTCGTCGCCAGCGCCATCGAAATCACTTTCGACGACACCCTGCCCTGCCCGCTCAAGGCGCAGGCGAATATCATCGTGGTATAG